One genomic window of Bactrocera dorsalis isolate Fly_Bdor chromosome 4, ASM2337382v1, whole genome shotgun sequence includes the following:
- the LOC105231626 gene encoding serine/threonine-protein phosphatase 4 catalytic subunit, whose product MTDYSDLDRQIEQLKRCEIIRENEVKALCAKAREILVEEGNVQRVDSPVTVCGDIHGQFYDLKELFKVGGDVPEKNYLFMGDFVDRGYYSVETFLLLLALKVRYPDRITLIRGNHESRQITQVYGFYDECLRKYGSTAVWRYCTEIFDYLSLSAIIDGKIFCVHGGLSPSIQYLDQIRTIDRKQEVPHDGPMCDLLWSDPEDQTGWGVSPRGAGYLFGSDVVSQFNRTNDIDMICRAHQLVMEGFKWHFNETVLTVWSAPNYCYRCGNVAAILELNEYLHRDFVIFEAAPQESRGIPSKKPQADYFL is encoded by the exons ATGACCGATTATAGCGATTTGGATCGCCAGATTGAGCAGCTGAAACGCTGTGAAATAATCAGAGAAAATGAAGTAAAGGCACTATGTGCCAAGGCCCGCGAAATACTCGTTGAAGAGGGAAATGTGCAGCGTGTTGATTCGCCAGTCACAGTGTGTGGTGATATTCACGGACAGTTTTATGATcttaaagaattatttaaagttGGTGGTGACGTACCCGAAAAGAATTATCTATTCATGGGAGATTTTGTCGACCGGGGTTACTATAGTGTCGAAACATTTCTACTGTTATTAGCACTCAAAGTACGTTATCCAGATCGCATCACATTGATACGTGGCAACCACGAATCACGGCAAATCACACAAGTTTACGGATTCTACGACGAATGTTTGCGTAAATATGGATCTACGGCTGTTTGGCGCTATTGTACCGAAATCTTTGACTATCTCAGTCTTTCGGCTATCATTGACGGAAAGATATTCTGCGTGCATGGTGGCCTGTCGCCTTCAATACAGTATTTAGATCAAATAAGAACGATTGATCGCAAGCAAGAGGTACCTCATGATGGACCCATGTGTGATTTATTATGGAGTGACCCTGAAGATCAGACGGGTTGGGGCGTGTCACCACGAGGAGCTGGCTATTTATTTGGTTCAGATGTTGTGTCGCAATTTAACCGCACCAACGACATTGATATGATCTGCCGCGCCCATCAATTGGTCATGGAAGGATTCAAATGGCATTTTAATGAGACTGTACTAACGGTTTGGTCGGCGCCGAACTACTGTTATAG ATGTGGAAATGTGGCAGCAATTTTGGAATTAAATGAGTACCTGCATCGAGACTTCGTCATTTTCGAAGCCGCGCCTCAAGAAAGCAGGGGTATACCATCTAAAAAACCGCAAGCCGATTATTTCCTCTAA